The following coding sequences are from one Malaciobacter pacificus window:
- a CDS encoding PAS domain-containing protein has protein sequence MNSDELVLDRNSFLLSETDEKGIIKYANEEFCEYAEYKLEELIGKPHNLVRHPDMPKAAFEDLWNTVKSGKPWKGFVKNRTKSGKYYWVFATVFPFTSCDGSKGYISCRRMASKKEIEKYEAIYKTMK, from the coding sequence ATGAATTCAGATGAATTAGTATTAGATAGAAATTCATTTTTATTATCTGAAACAGATGAAAAAGGTATTATTAAATATGCTAATGAAGAGTTTTGTGAATATGCAGAGTATAAACTAGAAGAGTTAATAGGAAAGCCTCATAATTTAGTTAGACATCCAGATATGCCAAAAGCTGCATTTGAAGATTTATGGAACACTGTAAAAAGTGGTAAACCATGGAAAGGTTTTGTTAAGAATAGAACAAAAAGTGGAAAATACTATTGGGTTTTTGCTACAGTTTTTCCTTTTACTTCTTGTGATGGAAGCAAGGGATATATCTCTTGTAGAAGAATGGCTTCAAAAAAAGAGATTGAAAAATACGAAGCAATATATAAAACAATGAAGTAA
- a CDS encoding bifunctional diguanylate cyclase/phosphodiesterase produces MSKILCLNLCYHSNEFVIIIRDYKNYSELISIISRVHKYISTPWLVHNNPISINCSTGIAIYPKDGKTSIQLMKNADIAMYEAKKLGRNQYHFFTEKLNKKVQDIISLTKDMTEALKDNEYELYYQPKVSIKNSKICGVEALIRWNSKNGLVPPNKFIPLAEENNFILQLGDWIVDEALNQYILWKKNGIDLVMSINISAKQISQKNFAKELIKKIDYYEINYSKIDLEITEYMFLENREFTNENLEKLLEKNISISLDDFGTGYSSLSYLKKFPINNLKIDKTFVDDYSTKEGSIFLETIVKMAQALNMRVIAEGIEEEAQLEYLKKISCDQYQGYYFSKPLKAKDLEELYFRIIS; encoded by the coding sequence ATCTCTAAAATTCTTTGTCTGAATTTATGTTACCACTCCAATGAGTTTGTAATAATTATTAGAGATTATAAAAATTATTCTGAATTAATATCTATAATTTCAAGAGTTCATAAATATATTTCAACACCATGGCTAGTTCATAATAATCCGATTTCTATAAATTGTAGTACGGGAATTGCAATTTATCCAAAAGATGGAAAAACTTCAATTCAATTAATGAAAAATGCTGATATTGCAATGTATGAAGCTAAAAAACTAGGAAGAAATCAATATCACTTCTTTACAGAAAAATTAAATAAAAAAGTGCAAGATATTATTTCATTAACTAAAGATATGACAGAGGCATTAAAAGATAATGAGTATGAACTATATTATCAACCAAAGGTTTCTATAAAAAATTCAAAAATTTGTGGCGTTGAAGCATTAATTAGATGGAATTCAAAAAATGGATTAGTTCCACCAAATAAATTTATCCCCTTAGCTGAAGAGAATAATTTCATTTTACAATTAGGCGATTGGATTGTAGATGAAGCATTGAATCAATATATATTATGGAAAAAAAATGGAATAGATTTAGTTATGTCTATAAATATCTCAGCTAAACAAATTAGTCAAAAAAACTTTGCAAAAGAACTAATAAAAAAAATTGACTATTATGAAATTAATTATTCTAAAATTGATTTAGAAATAACTGAATATATGTTTTTAGAAAATAGAGAGTTTACAAATGAAAACTTAGAAAAACTATTAGAAAAAAATATAAGTATATCTTTAGATGATTTTGGTACTGGTTATTCTTCTTTATCTTATCTTAAAAAATTCCCTATAAATAATCTAAAAATAGATAAAACATTTGTAGATGATTACAGTACAAAAGAGGGTTCGATTTTCTTAGAAACAATTGTTAAAATGGCACAAGCTTTAAATATGAGAGTTATTGCTGAAGGAATTGAAGAAGAAGCACAACTAGAATATCTCAAGAAAATATCTTGTGATCAGTATCAAGGATATTACTTCTCTAAACCTTTAAAGGCTAAAGATTTAGAAGAGCTTTATTTTCGAATAATATCGTAA
- a CDS encoding ABC transporter ATP-binding protein has protein sequence MEDKISAKYIFKLLLHNKKALFWGQIITIIAILISVPIPLLLPMLVDEVLLNKPGFFVNNINDFFSSGTAFYYIAIVTFIVVFLRILYFAVGVIITKIFTRISKYVTYKIRIKLLNHLEQVNMNEYESLGSGSIAANLITDVNTLDNFIVSIASKFVSSVLTLIAVAVVIIAIDPILGFMILFIQPIIMILSKKISKKTGVLKKKENNAIEGFQNNISETLELFGQIKASNKEKFFFEQSKQKANTIKDTSNEFNYKSVAYERFSFTIFLITFEIFRATGLVLVAYSDLTIGMMFAMFGYIWFIMSPVQDILTIQYSWASANAAIERINKILDLKVEKNSHLQIPNKNDELIIKIENLSFSYNQEKKVIDNISLEIKAKEKVALIGASGSGKTTLAQLISGFYEKDSGNITYNSIEIDKLDKHSIRENIFLVLQMPILFNNTLRFNITMGKEISDEKIFEALKIAQLKDVVLKMSDGLDTIVGKHGIRLSGGQRQRLSIARMVINNPKVVIFDESTSALDVHTEAKLFNDLEDFLKNKTVITIAHRLSTVKNANIIYVLNDGKLVQKGTHKELEEQEGHYLEFVKKQLI, from the coding sequence ATGGAAGATAAAATCTCTGCTAAATATATATTTAAGCTATTACTACACAATAAAAAAGCCCTTTTTTGGGGGCAAATAATTACGATTATTGCTATATTAATTAGTGTACCAATTCCCCTACTATTGCCAATGCTAGTTGATGAGGTATTACTAAATAAACCTGGTTTTTTTGTAAACAATATTAATGACTTCTTTAGTTCTGGAACCGCCTTTTACTATATTGCTATTGTTACCTTCATCGTTGTATTTTTAAGAATTCTTTACTTTGCAGTCGGAGTTATTATTACTAAAATATTTACTAGAATTTCTAAATATGTAACTTATAAAATAAGAATAAAATTACTAAATCATTTAGAACAAGTTAATATGAATGAATATGAAAGTCTAGGTTCAGGTTCAATTGCAGCTAATTTAATCACAGATGTAAATACATTAGATAACTTTATAGTATCAATTGCTAGTAAATTTGTATCTTCAGTTTTAACTTTAATTGCAGTTGCTGTTGTAATTATAGCTATTGACCCAATATTGGGTTTTATGATTTTATTTATTCAACCAATTATTATGATTCTTTCAAAAAAAATATCAAAGAAAACTGGTGTTTTGAAGAAAAAAGAGAATAATGCAATTGAGGGGTTTCAAAATAATATTAGTGAAACATTAGAGCTTTTTGGTCAAATAAAAGCAAGTAATAAAGAAAAGTTCTTTTTTGAGCAATCTAAACAAAAAGCAAATACTATAAAAGATACATCAAATGAGTTCAACTACAAAAGTGTAGCCTATGAGAGATTTTCTTTTACAATATTTCTAATTACATTTGAAATATTTAGAGCTACGGGTTTAGTTTTAGTTGCATATAGTGATTTAACTATTGGTATGATGTTTGCAATGTTTGGCTATATTTGGTTTATTATGTCTCCTGTTCAAGATATATTAACAATTCAGTACTCATGGGCAAGTGCAAATGCAGCAATTGAGAGAATAAATAAAATTTTAGATTTAAAAGTGGAAAAAAATTCACATCTTCAAATACCAAATAAAAATGATGAATTAATAATAAAAATAGAAAATCTATCTTTTTCATATAATCAAGAGAAAAAAGTTATTGATAATATAAGTTTAGAAATAAAAGCTAAGGAAAAAGTTGCGTTAATTGGTGCAAGTGGAAGTGGAAAAACTACACTAGCACAACTTATATCAGGTTTTTATGAAAAAGATAGTGGTAATATTACATATAATAGTATAGAAATTGATAAATTAGATAAGCACTCTATTAGAGAAAATATTTTTTTAGTTTTACAAATGCCTATATTATTTAATAATACACTTAGATTTAATATAACTATGGGTAAAGAAATTAGTGATGAGAAAATTTTTGAGGCTTTAAAAATAGCTCAACTAAAAGATGTAGTTTTAAAAATGTCTGATGGTTTAGATACAATTGTAGGTAAGCATGGTATTAGATTAAGTGGTGGACAAAGACAAAGATTATCTATTGCTAGAATGGTAATAAATAATCCTAAAGTTGTAATCTTTGATGAGTCAACTTCAGCTTTAGATGTTCACACGGAAGCAAAATTATTTAATGACCTAGAAGATTTTTTAAAGAACAAAACAGTAATTACTATAGCTCATAGATTAAGTACAGTAAAAAATGCTAATATAATATATGTACTAAATGATGGTAAACTTGTTCAAAAAGGAACTCATAAAGAGCTTGAAGAACAAGAAGGACATTATTTAGAATTTGTAAAAAAACAATTGATTTAA
- a CDS encoding transposase has protein sequence MRKYSQEFKDSTVQLIINNNENVKDIAKDLDLNPKTLYAWVTAYKKEHNIPMRNIEIKSTLKESEAEELKRLRKENKILKQERDILKKATAYFAKETL, from the coding sequence ATGAGAAAATATAGTCAAGAGTTTAAAGACTCAACAGTACAATTAATTATTAACAATAATGAAAATGTAAAAGATATAGCAAAAGATTTAGATTTAAATCCAAAAACATTATATGCATGGGTTACTGCATATAAAAAAGAACATAATATTCCAATGAGGAATATTGAAATAAAAAGTACACTCAAAGAGAGTGAAGCTGAAGAGCTTAAACGCTTACGTAAAGAGAATAAGATTTTAAAGCAAGAAAGGGATATATTAAAAAAAGCAACAGCATACTTCGCAAAAGAAACTCTATAA
- a CDS encoding methyl-accepting chemotaxis protein, which translates to MLYLKRLSIKNKIKLLSFIPLIGLFILGALYLSYTHSKISSLESVKELIVIDSKISLLLHETQKERGASAGYLGSKGNKFKDILENQRDLTNNRLEELKKYLNLMDKSLLIYGLNEKIIYVLDEFKKLDSLRNSIDDLSVSASKAISYYTNINKNLLDFIAITSKNGFDEHIITDLTGYYNFLMAKERAGIERAVGSNTFAQKTFGKGMYQKFLILVNQQEMYLNDFFIYGSEYADFVNEKLNAPIIEEVQKMRDLLLAHGANNSIELNIDSTYWFSSITKKINVLKEIDDYLSSNILKEIDEEISSENNFFSTILLIMIISLFVIIYLLNLFIGSINRGIDKISKGIEQFMDYLNKEINEINYIELNTKGELGDLAKLVNKNIDRINGALEKDLLCVGEATITLDKVEKGYYGCRVKSQAENPQVQVLAQTINRMLDNQQKVINGILTTLKDYTNYNYMNSIQLDSPIYGESKQMVDGINALGEAITSMLIENKSNGQTLQESSSSLLKNVDELNKASNDAAARLEETSAAVEEIASNVNANTQNVSKMASYANELNQAASTGQGLANETVSSMDDINTQVSAINEAITVIDQIAFQTNILSLNAAVEAATAGEAGKGFAVVAQEVRNLAARSAEAANEIKSLVESANEKSNQGKNIASQMIEGYNKLNENINNTLSLINEVDNASKEQKIGIEQISDAISSLDKQTQINASIASEANQVAVSTSKLADDVVNAVNQKEFKGK; encoded by the coding sequence ATGTTATATTTAAAAAGATTATCTATAAAAAATAAAATTAAGCTTCTAAGTTTTATACCATTGATAGGTTTATTTATTTTAGGTGCTTTATATTTATCTTATACACACAGTAAAATAAGTTCTTTAGAAAGTGTAAAAGAGTTAATAGTTATTGATTCTAAAATATCATTATTACTTCATGAAACACAAAAAGAAAGAGGTGCAAGTGCTGGATATTTAGGTAGTAAAGGTAATAAGTTTAAAGATATATTGGAAAATCAAAGAGATTTAACTAACAATAGATTAGAAGAGCTAAAAAAATATCTAAATTTAATGGATAAGTCACTTCTTATTTATGGATTAAATGAAAAAATAATTTATGTTTTAGATGAATTTAAAAAATTAGATTCTTTAAGAAATTCAATTGATGATTTAAGTGTATCTGCCTCAAAAGCGATTAGTTATTATACAAATATAAATAAAAACTTATTAGATTTTATTGCAATTACATCTAAAAATGGATTTGATGAGCATATTATTACTGATTTAACAGGATATTATAATTTTTTAATGGCAAAGGAAAGAGCAGGTATTGAAAGAGCAGTTGGTTCGAATACTTTTGCACAAAAAACATTTGGTAAAGGAATGTATCAAAAATTTTTAATTTTAGTTAATCAACAAGAGATGTATTTAAATGACTTCTTTATTTATGGTTCTGAATATGCTGATTTTGTTAATGAAAAGTTAAATGCTCCAATTATCGAAGAAGTTCAAAAAATGAGAGATTTATTATTAGCCCATGGTGCTAATAATAGTATAGAGTTAAATATAGATTCTACTTATTGGTTTTCTTCTATAACAAAAAAAATTAATGTTTTAAAAGAGATTGATGATTATTTATCAAGTAATATTTTAAAAGAGATTGATGAAGAAATTTCATCTGAAAACAACTTTTTCTCAACAATTTTACTTATTATGATTATTTCTTTATTTGTTATTATTTATCTATTAAATTTATTTATTGGAAGTATAAATAGAGGAATAGACAAAATTTCAAAAGGTATTGAACAGTTTATGGATTATTTAAATAAAGAAATAAATGAAATAAACTATATTGAGTTAAATACAAAAGGTGAATTAGGCGATTTAGCAAAACTTGTTAATAAAAATATTGATAGAATCAATGGTGCTTTAGAAAAAGATTTACTTTGTGTTGGTGAAGCAACTATTACACTTGATAAAGTTGAAAAAGGTTACTATGGATGTAGAGTAAAATCACAAGCTGAAAATCCACAAGTTCAAGTTTTAGCTCAAACAATTAATAGAATGTTAGATAATCAACAAAAAGTTATAAATGGTATTTTAACTACATTAAAAGATTATACAAACTACAACTATATGAATAGTATTCAACTTGATAGTCCTATTTATGGTGAATCAAAACAGATGGTTGATGGAATTAATGCTTTAGGTGAAGCTATTACTTCTATGCTTATTGAAAATAAATCAAATGGACAAACTTTGCAAGAGAGTTCATCTTCTTTATTAAAAAATGTTGATGAGTTAAATAAAGCTTCAAATGATGCAGCAGCAAGATTAGAAGAGACTTCGGCAGCTGTTGAAGAAATAGCAAGTAATGTAAATGCTAATACTCAAAACGTATCTAAAATGGCTAGTTATGCAAATGAGTTAAATCAAGCAGCTTCAACAGGTCAAGGTTTAGCAAATGAAACTGTTAGTTCTATGGATGATATAAATACACAAGTAAGTGCAATAAATGAAGCAATTACAGTAATTGATCAAATAGCATTCCAAACAAATATTTTATCACTAAATGCAGCAGTTGAAGCAGCAACTGCAGGTGAAGCAGGAAAAGGTTTTGCTGTTGTTGCTCAAGAGGTTAGAAATCTAGCAGCAAGAAGTGCAGAAGCTGCAAATGAGATTAAATCATTAGTTGAAAGTGCAAATGAAAAGTCTAATCAAGGTAAAAATATAGCTTCACAGATGATTGAAGGTTATAACAAACTAAATGAAAATATTAATAATACTTTATCATTAATTAATGAAGTAGATAATGCTTCAAAAGAGCAAAAAATCGGAATTGAGCAGATTAGTGATGCAATAAGTTCTTTAGATAAACAAACACAAATAAACGCAAGTATTGCAAGTGAAGCAAACCAAGTAGCTGTAAGTACATCAAAATTAGCAGATGATGTTGTAAATGCTGTTAATCAAAAAGAGTTTAAAGGTAAATAA
- a CDS encoding GGDEF domain-containing protein, with translation MRKLSYLLEKKEINTHFEEILINFLINFVLFITIALLIKLYFLKTYISSPLEKLRQYAYYHSFIPKAFKIKELEAIRHSMVDSFTRLEEEKETLYHMARTDSLSGLANRNSLDEFLDRNIPIAKRSKEEFAYLFIDIDHFKEVNDSLGHNVGDELLKTISDKIKNIIRPTDFIARVGGDVEW, from the coding sequence GTGCGAAAGTTAAGTTATTTATTAGAAAAAAAAGAAATCAATACACATTTTGAAGAAATTTTAATTAACTTTTTAATTAACTTTGTACTGTTTATTACTATTGCATTATTAATTAAATTATATTTTTTAAAAACTTATATCTCTTCTCCTCTTGAGAAACTAAGACAATATGCTTATTATCATAGTTTTATTCCAAAAGCTTTTAAAATCAAAGAACTAGAAGCAATTAGACACTCTATGGTTGATAGTTTTACAAGACTTGAAGAAGAAAAAGAGACTTTATATCACATGGCAAGAACTGATTCTTTAAGTGGCTTAGCAAATAGGAATTCATTAGATGAATTCCTAGATAGAAATATTCCTATTGCAAAACGTTCAAAAGAAGAGTTTGCATATTTGTTTATTGATATTGATCACTTTAAAGAAGTTAATGATTCTTTAGGACATAATGTTGGGGATGAACTGCTAAAAACTATTTCAGATAAAATTAAAAATATAATAAGACCCACTGATTTTATTGCAAGAGTTGGAGGAGATGTGGAGTGGTAA
- a CDS encoding transposase, producing MQIESKIIGIINDKLKNPIYETLRLLNMKTILTKSNFSKKEGVAVHMVVLHFVYMLVMNKKISTFMDQSNDSFKKDVYYRLLSNTSYNWRKLLSLSSLKILSLLHKVQDSKLVRVLILDDTVEDKVGKNIEGSCDNLWSNKAKRKIRGVNVVSLNYSDGYSNFMLDFAIAMNSYARVKIEEFTNIIDHRTNAHKRRLESLKGKSQIAIEMIKRAVASGIYADYLLVDSWYSKPVFIETMNELGLQVISRMVNNDRIWNFTGEKKTLDGIYNKFKKLKSIKMGQYGKKIKFEYFSTIVEHKKAGKLKIVFIKTKENLIPIVSTNLILSDEEIIDIYKRRWDIEQGYKELREHFGFGKEENRIYEALIARITLSFFTYNVVSYINRISNEPKTIGGLFKDLECELHTLAIAMQAFLAILDEIAKIEEVVNRNEDFTAIIDLLRDVTGKLLGFRCES from the coding sequence ATGCAGATAGAATCCAAGATCATCGGTATTATAAACGATAAGTTAAAAAATCCAATCTATGAAACATTACGTTTGTTAAATATGAAAACTATTTTAACCAAGAGCAATTTTTCTAAAAAAGAGGGAGTTGCTGTTCATATGGTTGTATTACATTTTGTATATATGCTGGTTATGAATAAAAAAATATCAACCTTTATGGATCAAAGTAATGATAGTTTCAAAAAAGATGTATATTATCGATTACTTTCCAATACTTCTTATAATTGGAGAAAACTATTATCTCTTAGTTCTTTAAAGATCTTATCACTACTTCATAAAGTGCAAGATTCAAAGCTAGTAAGAGTTCTTATACTTGATGATACTGTTGAAGATAAAGTTGGTAAAAATATAGAGGGAAGTTGTGACAACCTTTGGAGCAATAAAGCAAAGAGAAAAATCAGAGGTGTAAATGTTGTATCACTAAACTATAGTGATGGTTATTCAAATTTTATGTTGGACTTTGCAATTGCTATGAACAGTTATGCAAGGGTAAAGATAGAAGAGTTTACAAATATTATTGATCATCGAACCAATGCACATAAGCGAAGATTGGAAAGCTTAAAAGGGAAATCACAAATTGCTATAGAGATGATTAAAAGAGCAGTAGCTAGTGGTATATATGCAGATTATCTGCTTGTAGATAGCTGGTATTCTAAACCTGTATTTATAGAAACTATGAATGAACTTGGATTGCAAGTCATTTCAAGAATGGTAAACAATGACAGGATATGGAATTTTACAGGAGAGAAAAAGACCCTTGATGGCATCTATAACAAATTTAAAAAGCTTAAATCTATCAAGATGGGTCAATATGGCAAAAAGATAAAGTTTGAGTATTTTTCAACCATAGTTGAACATAAAAAAGCTGGTAAATTAAAAATTGTTTTTATAAAAACAAAAGAGAATTTAATACCAATCGTATCAACCAATCTTATACTTAGTGATGAAGAGATTATAGATATTTATAAAAGACGATGGGATATAGAACAAGGGTATAAAGAACTTCGTGAACACTTTGGATTCGGAAAAGAAGAGAATCGAATCTATGAAGCTTTGATAGCCAGAATTACACTATCTTTTTTTACATACAATGTTGTTAGCTATATAAATCGTATCAGCAATGAACCTAAAACAATTGGTGGATTGTTTAAAGATTTAGAATGTGAACTTCATACTCTAGCAATAGCTATGCAAGCATTTTTAGCTATTTTAGATGAGATTGCAAAAATTGAAGAAGTTGTCAATAGAAATGAGGATTTTACAGCTATCATTGATCTATTAAGAGATGTGACTGGAAAATTGCTTGGTTTTAGGTGCGAAAGTTAA
- a CDS encoding IS3 family transposase, which produces MKYAWIQKHTKSFNINKMCKILKVNRASYYHWVKAGCIVKKVDIQLNELVKSIFVFGRNNYGSRRIQDKLKELYGLIVSRRRISTIMKDLNLKVNIKRRYKNTTDSNHNLPIAPNILNRDFYASNPNEKYVGDITYIPTGEGWLYLATVIDLYSRKVVGWSIDDSMKVSLVNDALDMAIKHRNPPKGLIWHTDRGSQYASYSHKDLLQKYGIIQSMSRKGNCWDNAVAESFFKSLKNELIYQKYFYTKKQAKQEIFEYIEFYYNRTRSHSYLGNLSPVRFEEINLMLQNEIAA; this is translated from the coding sequence ATAAAGTATGCCTGGATACAAAAACATACAAAGAGTTTCAATATCAATAAAATGTGTAAAATTCTAAAAGTAAATAGAGCTTCATATTATCATTGGGTAAAAGCTGGTTGTATTGTAAAAAAAGTAGATATTCAACTTAATGAACTTGTAAAATCTATATTTGTTTTTGGTAGAAATAATTATGGCAGTAGAAGAATTCAAGATAAACTAAAAGAACTCTATGGGCTTATTGTATCAAGAAGACGTATTTCTACTATTATGAAAGATTTGAATCTAAAAGTGAATATTAAAAGAAGATATAAAAATACTACAGATTCAAATCATAATCTACCAATAGCACCAAATATTTTAAATAGAGATTTTTATGCTTCAAATCCTAATGAGAAATATGTTGGTGATATTACTTATATTCCTACTGGAGAGGGATGGTTGTATCTTGCAACTGTAATTGATTTATATTCAAGAAAAGTTGTTGGATGGTCTATTGATGATAGTATGAAAGTATCACTTGTAAATGATGCTTTAGATATGGCAATTAAACATAGAAATCCACCTAAAGGACTTATTTGGCATACAGATCGAGGAAGTCAATATGCTTCTTATAGTCATAAAGATTTATTGCAAAAATATGGAATAATTCAAAGTATGAGTAGGAAAGGAAATTGTTGGGATAATGCAGTAGCAGAGAGTTTTTTTAAATCATTAAAAAATGAGTTAATTTATCAGAAATATTTCTATACTAAAAAACAAGCAAAACAAGAGATTTTTGAGTATATTGAGTTTTATTATAATAGAACAAGATCACATAGTTATCTTGGAAATTTATCACCTGTTAGATTTGAAGAAATCAATTTGATGTTACAAAATGAAATAGCTGCATAG
- a CDS encoding AI-2E family transporter, whose translation MNDNNLIRYFFFLATSIVIIAGLKIASEILVILFLAIFIASILSSLLTFLKNKNIPIFFAYIVSLSILILLSLLLAYVINISLKDFIENLPSYETRINELIVDSIIYIEQTGYKVNKDEILQALNFSSFVGFTTNIIGSIGTFLSKFVLVIIGVAFILAEAKSIQTKLKIIFQNNAQKLQHVNLFSKNIQKYFLVKTFTSFLTGFIITLILMYFNVDYPILWGVIAALFNFVPVVGSIIASVPAIVLALMNLDINSTIYITVLYVIINISISNILEPKLMGKELGLSPLVIFFSLILWGWILGIVGMFLAVPITMTLKIAFDSNSETKWIGIMMSNLAKKQEKKRS comes from the coding sequence TTGAATGACAACAACTTAATTAGATATTTCTTTTTTCTAGCTACGTCTATAGTAATAATTGCTGGATTAAAAATAGCTAGTGAGATTTTAGTAATATTATTTTTAGCCATATTTATAGCTTCAATTTTATCTTCATTACTTACTTTTTTAAAAAATAAGAATATTCCAATATTTTTTGCATATATAGTTTCCTTATCTATTTTAATTCTTCTAAGTTTGCTTTTAGCATATGTTATAAATATATCTCTAAAAGATTTTATAGAAAATCTTCCAAGTTATGAAACTAGAATCAATGAACTTATTGTAGATAGTATTATATATATTGAACAAACAGGATATAAAGTTAATAAAGATGAGATACTTCAAGCTCTTAATTTTAGTTCTTTTGTAGGATTTACAACTAATATTATTGGTAGTATTGGAACATTTTTATCTAAATTTGTATTAGTAATTATTGGGGTTGCTTTTATACTTGCAGAAGCAAAATCAATTCAAACAAAATTAAAAATCATTTTTCAAAATAATGCACAAAAACTACAACATGTAAATCTATTTTCTAAAAATATCCAAAAATACTTTTTAGTTAAAACTTTTACAAGTTTTTTAACTGGTTTTATAATTACTTTAATTCTAATGTACTTTAATGTTGATTATCCAATATTATGGGGTGTAATTGCAGCACTATTTAATTTTGTGCCAGTAGTTGGGTCTATCATAGCATCAGTTCCTGCAATAGTTTTAGCACTAATGAATTTAGATATAAACTCAACTATATATATTACAGTTTTATATGTAATTATAAATATCTCTATTAGTAATATTTTAGAACCTAAACTTATGGGAAAAGAGCTAGGATTATCACCTTTAGTAATCTTTTTCTCACTAATATTATGGGGATGGATTTTAGGAATAGTTGGAATGTTTTTAGCAGTTCCTATAACTATGACTTTAAAAATTGCCTTTGATTCAAATAGTGAAACAAAATGGATTGGAATTATGATGTCTAATTTAGCAAAGAAACAAGAGAAGAAAAGAAGCTAA